The DNA region agctcctaaccctagctcctaatcctagctcctaatcctaacccctaaccttagctcctaaccctagttcctaaccctagttcctaaccctagttcctaaccctagctcctaaccctagttCCTAACCCTAACAGTAATTCTAACCTTAAACCTGGACCCCATAGAAATATCATTTGACCTGGTtgggaccaacaaaatgtccccagttggtcaaattgttGTTCGTTTACTATTCTTATGGGAATTTTGATCTTCAAGTTTAGTTAAACACATCCACTGATACAATCaatcaaacacacatacacacacacacacacacacacacacacacacacacacacacacacacacacacacacacacacacacacacacactgatacaccctAGCTCATAACCCTAAAATGTCTAGTCACCTGACCCCTaatcatactgtatatagtcccctgaccctgtatatagtcccctgacccctatacatactgtatctactgaccctgtatatagtcccctgacccctatacatactgtatctactgaccctgtatatagtcccctgacccctatacatagtgtatctactgaccctgtatatagtcccctgacctctatacatactgtatctactgaccctgtatatagtcccctgacccctatacatactgtatctactgaccctgtatatagtcccctgacccctatacatactgtatctactgaccctgtatatagtcccctgacccctatacatactgtatctactgaccctgtatatagtcccctgacccctatacatactgtatatactgaccctgtatatagtcccctgacccctatacatactgtatctactgaccctgtatatagtcccctgacccctatacatactgtatctactgaccctgtatatagtcacctgacccctaaacatactgtatctactgaccctgtatatagtcccctgacccctatacatactgtatctactgaccctgtatatagtcccttgacccctatacatactgtatctactgaccctgtatatagtcccctgacccctatacatactgtatctactgaccctgtatatagtcccctgacccctatacatactgtatctactgaccctgtatatagtcccctgacccctatacatactgtatctactgaccctgtatatagtcccctgacccctatacatactgtatctactgaccctgtatatagtcccctgacctctatacatactgtatctactgaccctgtatatagtcccctgacccctatacatactgtatatactgaccctgtatatagtcccctgaccctgtatatagtcccctgacccctatacatactgtatctactgaccctgtatatagtcacctgacccctatacatactgtatctactgaccctgtatatagtcccctgacctctatacatactgtatctactgaccctgtatatagtcccctgacccctatacatactgtatctactgaccctgtatatagtcccctgacccctatacatactgtatctactgaccctgtatatagtcacctgacccctatacatactgtatatactgaccctgtatatagtcccctgacctctatacatactgtatctactgaccctgtatatagtcccctgacccctatacatactgtatctactgaccctgtatatagtcccctgacctctatacatactgtatctactgaccctgtatatagtcccctgacccctatacatactgtatctactgaccctgtatatagtcccctgacctctatacatactgtatctactgaccctgtatatagtcccctgacccctatacatactgtatctactgaccctgtatatagtcacctgacccctatacatactgtatctactgaccctgtatatagtcccctgacccctatacatactgtatctactgaccctgtatatagtcccctgacccctatacatactgtatctactgaccctgtatatagtcccctgacccctatacatactgtatctactgaccctgtatatagtcccctgacccctatacatactgtatctactgaccctgtatatagtcccctgacccctatacatgctgtatctactgaccctgtatatagtcccctgaccctgtatatagtcccctgaccctgtatatagtcccctgacccctatacatactgtatctactgaccctgtatatagtcccctgacccctatacatactgtatctactgaccctgtatatagtcccctgacccctatacatactgtatctactgaccctgtatatagtcccctgacctctatacatactgtatctactgaccctgtatatagtcccctgaccctgtatatagtcccctgacccctatacatactgtatctactgaccctgtatatagtcacctgacccctatacatactgtatctactgaccctgtatatagtcacctgacccctatacatactgtatctactgaccctgtatatagtcccctgacctctatacatactgtatctactgaccctgtatatagtcccctgacccctatacatactgtatctactgaccctgtatatagtcccctgacccctatacatactgtatctactgaccctgtatatagtcacctgacccctatacatactgtatctactgaccctgtatatagtcccctgacccctatacatactgtatctactgaccctgtatatagtcccctgacccctatacatactgtatctactgaccctgtatatagtcccctgacccctatacatactgtatctactgaccctgtatatagtcccctgacccctatacatactgtatctactgaccctgtatatagtcccctgacccctatacatactgtatatactgaccctgtatatagtcccctgaccctgtatatagtcccctgacccctatacatactgtatctactgaccctgtatatagtcccctgacccctatacatactgtatctactgaccctgtatatagtcccctgacccctatacatactgtatatactgaccctgtatatagtcccctgaccctgtatatagtcccctgacccctatacatactgtatctactgaccctgtatatagtcccctgacccctatacatactgtatctactgaccctgtatatagctgctgctactctgattatcatacagtaccagtcaaaagtttggatacacctactcattcaaggatttttctttattttttactattttctacattgtagaataatagtgaagacatcacaactatgaaataacacacatggaatcatgtagtaaccaaaaaagtgtttttgaCTGGTCCTGAATATGAATTCTCTCCCCAGGACATCTGCCTTTCTGGATCAGCAAGGTCCTCTGAAGCACAAAAatactctctttctccccatcacTTCATCTCCCCTCCTGTCACCTCTAGGTTGTTGGACTCACCTTGGCGACCAGCAGGAGTGTCGGGGCGACCGTTGCGTGGTAACCAACCTGCCTCCTCAGATCCAGAATGGGACGTATCACTTCTGCTGCTGTAGTACGGACATGTGTAACGTCAACTTCACTGAGGACTTTCCCCTGCCCAGTCCCACTACAGCCCAGCCTCTATGTAAGTTAACCTTtgaccctaacctctgaccctaacctctgaccctgccCAGTCCCACTACAGCCCAGCCTCTATGTAAGTTAACCTTtgaccctaacctctgaccctaacctctgaccctgcccagtcccactacagcccagcctctatgtaagttaacctctgaccctgcccagtcccactacagcccagcctctatgtaagttaacctctg from Salvelinus fontinalis isolate EN_2023a unplaced genomic scaffold, ASM2944872v1 scaffold_0742, whole genome shotgun sequence includes:
- the LOC129847164 gene encoding bone morphogenetic protein receptor type-2-like; its protein translation is MKNEHRLPPSADQQKERQCAFTEQQQEMERVAVGEGRVSPENTTIHCSKGSHCFGLWEKSPPGDVRLVKQGCWTHLGDQQECRGDRCVVTNLPPQIQNGTYHFCCCSTDMCNVNFTEDFPLPSPTTAQPLCKLTFDPNL